From Mustela nigripes isolate SB6536 chromosome 13, MUSNIG.SB6536, whole genome shotgun sequence, one genomic window encodes:
- the CCDC177 gene encoding coiled-coil domain-containing protein 177, translated as MVDPVPEEEKEGAEPESSDGDAAAAPGPPEAQGAQQPAASSASASASGSASAAAPRKAEVPSAAEEGGRREQSPLLHLDLFNFDCPEAEGSRYVLTSPRSLEACARCAVKPVELLPRALADLVREAPGRSMRVATGLYEAYEAERRAKLQQCRAERERIVREEKRRLFTPLGTAATAASVPGAAGSSSSCSSASLPGSPAPRATRKASSSPSPARTQPPPAASRAGRKSHSLDSLSRRREGALSSESGASSSSYSGESLRELRWPPRASARNSCPAGSASSAPNPLGRPSALALVPLTGRSFSLGDLSHSPQTAQHVERIVRQVRAERGLRGVPDRDRKIAALMLARHQEERLLLEQRAAAHGQWEQQRVRAEQRREREEREKQRALEQGRRAWAAQVEERRGRRGREEQEEARRRQRECERSEERRRELAERQGLLRRERVERAAREDRLRKLQQEQNLKQREEGLQEGRERAELVRRERAQRAARTKQRQEGQLLREKRELSRAERARHEALLQGRARQERAEREGLRSSLEASLGRAQENYEQLVEQRARELRERARREELQGRRAKEVAERKGREHQAHLEALARAGERRLQHATQAAEEAVQQKARRVGQSRLEKERAQRANKEKVERDEDSRRRELLQAIGRKLERSEQLSRERRSALETARSTARASFHVREKVREETNTRSFDRMVREAQLHASLDRK; from the coding sequence ATGGTGGACCCGGTGccggaagaggaaaaggagggagcCGAGCCTGAAAGTTCGGATGGGGATGCAGCCGCCGCACCTGGCCCCCCCGAGGCACAGGGGGCCCAGCAGCCCGCCGCCTCCTCGGCCTCAGCCTCAGCCTCGGGCTCGGCCTCGGCGGCGGCGCCCCGCAAGGCTGAAGTCCCGAGCGCAGCGGAAGAAGGCGGGCGGCGGGAGCAGTCTCCGCTGCTCCACCTGGATCTCTTCAACTTCGACTGTCCGGAGGCCGAGGGGAGCCGCTACGTGCTGACCAGTCCCCGCTCGCTGGAGGCCTGCGCCCGCTGCGCAGTCAAGCCCGTGGAGCTGCTGCCACGGGCCCTGGCAGACCTGGTGCGCGAGGCCCCGGGCCGCTCCATGCGAGTGGCCACCGGCCTGTATGAGGCCTACGAGGCGGAGCGGCGCGCCAAGCTGCAGCAGTGCCGGGCCGAGCGAGAGCGCATTGTGCGCGAGGAGAAGCGGCGCCTCTTCACGCCCTTGGGGACTGCGGCCACCGCCGCCTCGGTCCCCGGAGCagctggcagcagcagcagctgcagcagcgCCAGCCTCCCGGGCTCGCCTGCGCCGCGCGCCACCCGCAAGGCCTCTTCCAGCCCATCTCCAGCCCGGACGCAACCACCGCCCGCGGCTTCGCGGGCAGGTAGGAAGAGCCACTCGCTAGACTCGCTGTCCCGTCGGCGCGAGGGCGCCCTCAGTTCTGAGTCTGGCGCGTCGTCGTCCTCCTACAGCGGGGAGAGCCTGCGGGAGCTGCGCTGGCCTCCGCGGGCCTCGGCCAGGAACAGCTGTCCGGCGGGCTCCGCGTCCTCCGCCCCTAACCCCCTGGGCCGTCCTTCCGCCCTGGCCTTGGTGCCGCTCACAGGCCGCAGCTTCAGCCTAGGTGACCTGAGCCACTCTCCGCAGACGGCTCAGCACGTGGAGCGCATCGTGCGCCAAGTGCGCGCCGAGCGGGGCCTGCGCGGGGTGCCGGACCGTGACCGAAAGATCGCGGCTCTGATGCTGGCGCGCCACCAGGAGGAGCGCCTGTTGCTGGAGCAGCGCGCCGCGGCGCACGGCCAGTGGGAGCAGCAGCGCGTGCGGGCGGAGCAGCGGCGGGAGCGCGAGGAGCGAGAGAAGCAGCGCGCGCTGGAGCAGGGCCGCCGGGCCTGGGCGGCGCAGGTGGAGGAGCGGCGCGGCCGTCGCGGGCGCGAGGAACAGGAGGAGgcgcggcggcggcagcgggagTGCGAGCGCAGCGAGGAGCGGCGGCGGGAGCTGGCCGAACGCCAGGGCCTACTGCGGCGGGAGCGGGTTGAGCGCGCGGCCCGGGAGGATCGGCTGCGCAAGCTGCAGCAGGAGCAGAACCTGAAGCAGCGGGAGGAGGGCCTACAGGAAGGGCGCGAGCGGGCCGAGTTGGTCCGCAGGGAGCGCGCCCAGCGTGCGGCCCGCACCAAGCAGCGGCAGGAGGGCCAGCTGCTGCGGGAGAAGCGGGAGCTGAGCCGGGCGGAGCGCGCGCGCCATGAGGCGCTGCTGCAAGGCCGGGCCCGGCAGGAGCGCGCGGAACGAGAGGGCTTGCGGAGTTCCCTAGAGGCCAGCTTGGGCCGCGCACAGGAGAACTACGAGCAGCTGGTGGAGCAGCGTGCGCGCGAGCTGCGGGAGCGGGCCCGGCGGGAGGAGCTGCAGGGCCGGCGGGCCAAGGAAGTGGCGGAGCGCAAAGGGCGCGAGCACCAGGCGCACCTGGAGGCGCTGGCCCGGGCCGGGGAGCGGCGGCTGCAGCACGCTACGCAGGCAGCCGAGGAAGCTGTGCAGCAGAAGGCAAGGCGCGTGGGCCAGAGCCGGTTGGAGAAGGAACGAGCCCAGCGCGCCAATAAGGAGAAGGTGGAGAGGGACGAAGACTCCCGCCGGCGGGAGCTGCTGCAAGCCATCGGGCGCAAGCTCGAGCGGAGCGAGCAGCTTTCTCGGGAGCGGCGAAGCGCACTGGAGACCGCCCGCTCCACGGCCCGGGCCTCCTTCCACGTGCGGGAGAAGGTACGCGAGGAGACCAACACGCGCTCCTTCGACCGCATGGTGCGGGAAGCCCAGCTGCACGCCAGCCTGGACCGCAAATGA